In a single window of the Spirochaetaceae bacterium genome:
- a CDS encoding ABC transporter permease: MAGTLIAARRDGGRWRAAALVVPLAAFVGVAFVTPLATMLVRSVHDPTVADALPETLFLLRAWDGSAPPGEEVFAAAARELVQAREQRTIGQIATRVNRVESGLRSVITRSTRRLQDAEPESWRTAMVEANPAWGEARTWLAVQRAGQRWTLRHYLNALDRDRGADGRIVRQPEEQRVYLQLFARTFLVSLTVTALCLLLGYPLAFLIAHAPPRRAALLLVGVLLPFWTSLLVRTTSWIVLLQTQGVINDLLVATGAIGDDRRLAMVYNMTGTLIAMTHVLLPFMVLPLYSVMRSIHPQYLRAASSLGAGPVQGFVRVYWPLSLPGVGAGTLLVFIVALGYYITPALVGGRTGQLISNLIAYHMQESLNWGLAAALGGILLLCVLAFYVAYDRVVGIARLRLG; the protein is encoded by the coding sequence GTGGCTGGCACGTTGATCGCGGCGCGGCGCGACGGCGGACGCTGGCGCGCCGCGGCCCTGGTGGTGCCGCTGGCGGCATTCGTCGGCGTGGCCTTCGTGACGCCGCTGGCGACGATGCTGGTGCGCAGCGTGCATGACCCGACCGTCGCCGACGCGCTGCCGGAGACTCTCTTCCTGCTGCGCGCCTGGGACGGCAGCGCGCCGCCGGGCGAGGAGGTGTTCGCGGCCGCCGCGCGCGAGTTGGTGCAGGCGCGCGAGCAACGCACCATCGGCCAGATCGCAACCCGCGTAAACCGCGTCGAATCGGGACTGCGCAGCGTCATTACGCGCAGCACGCGGCGGCTGCAGGACGCCGAGCCCGAGTCCTGGCGCACGGCGATGGTGGAGGCCAATCCGGCCTGGGGAGAGGCGCGCACGTGGCTGGCGGTGCAGCGCGCCGGGCAGCGCTGGACGTTGCGCCACTATCTGAACGCGCTCGACCGCGACCGCGGCGCGGACGGCCGCATCGTGCGCCAGCCCGAGGAGCAGCGCGTCTACCTGCAGTTGTTCGCACGCACCTTCCTGGTCAGCCTCACGGTCACCGCACTGTGCCTGCTGCTCGGCTATCCGCTCGCCTTCCTCATCGCCCATGCACCGCCGCGCCGCGCCGCCCTGCTGCTGGTCGGGGTGCTGCTGCCGTTCTGGACCTCGCTGCTGGTCCGCACCACGTCGTGGATCGTGCTGCTGCAGACGCAGGGTGTCATCAACGACCTGCTGGTGGCGACGGGCGCGATCGGCGACGACCGGCGGCTCGCCATGGTGTACAACATGACCGGCACGCTGATCGCAATGACCCACGTGCTGCTGCCGTTCATGGTGCTGCCGTTGTACTCGGTGATGCGCTCCATCCATCCGCAGTACCTGCGCGCGGCCTCATCGCTGGGTGCGGGACCGGTGCAGGGGTTCGTGCGCGTGTACTGGCCGCTGTCGCTGCCCGGCGTGGGCGCGGGCACCCTGCTGGTGTTCATCGTCGCGCTCGGTTACTACATCACCCCGGCCCTGGTCGGCGGGCGCACCGGACAGCTCATCTCCAACCTGATCGCGTACCACATGCAGGAATCGCTCAACTGGGGGCTGGCGGCGGCGCTCGGCGGCATTCTGCTGCTGTGCGTGCTGGCATTCTACGTGGCGTACGACCGCGTGGTGGGCATCGCCCGCCTGCGCCTGGGCTGA
- a CDS encoding ABC transporter permease — protein MPHPAVGARAARLAFTTFCGLVLLFLLAPLLVVVPLSFNAEPYFTFTEGMLRLDPDAWSLRWYRNVAQDREWHRALANSLVIGIAATTLATTLGTLAALGLSNPAMPGRAAITALLISPMITPLIISAVGMFFFYSTVGLAQTHLGLILAHATLGAPFVVITVTASLAGFDRNLVRAAASLGAGPLTAFRRVQLPLIAPGVVSGALFAFATSFDEVVTVLFIGGLEQRTVPRQMWSGIREEISPAILAVATFLFALALLFMAAVEWLRARGARRDSATPVRYSDGVRENR, from the coding sequence GTGCCGCACCCTGCCGTCGGCGCACGTGCCGCACGCCTGGCGTTCACGACGTTCTGCGGGCTGGTACTGCTGTTCCTGCTCGCGCCGCTGCTGGTGGTGGTGCCGTTGAGCTTCAACGCCGAACCCTACTTCACCTTCACCGAAGGCATGCTGCGGCTCGATCCCGATGCCTGGTCGCTGCGCTGGTACCGGAACGTCGCGCAAGACCGGGAGTGGCACCGGGCGCTCGCCAACAGCCTGGTCATCGGCATCGCCGCCACCACCCTGGCCACCACGCTCGGCACCCTGGCGGCGCTCGGCCTGTCCAACCCGGCCATGCCGGGCCGGGCAGCCATTACCGCGTTGCTGATTTCGCCGATGATCACGCCGCTGATCATCTCCGCGGTGGGCATGTTCTTCTTCTACTCCACGGTCGGCCTGGCGCAGACCCACCTCGGGCTGATCCTGGCGCATGCCACCTTGGGCGCGCCGTTCGTGGTAATCACCGTCACCGCGTCCCTGGCCGGCTTCGACCGCAACCTGGTGCGCGCCGCGGCCAGCCTGGGCGCCGGGCCGCTGACCGCGTTCCGCCGCGTCCAGTTGCCGCTGATCGCGCCGGGTGTGGTGTCGGGCGCGCTGTTCGCGTTCGCCACGTCGTTCGACGAGGTGGTGACCGTGCTGTTCATCGGCGGCCTGGAGCAGCGCACCGTGCCGCGCCAGATGTGGTCGGGTATCCGCGAGGAGATCAGCCCGGCGATCCTGGCGGTGGCCACGTTCCTGTTCGCGCTCGCGCTGTTGTTCATGGCCGCCGTGGAGTGGCTGCGCGCGCGCGGCGCCCGCCGGGACAGCGCGACGCCAGTTCGATACAGTGACGGCGTGAGGGAAAACCGATGA
- the nudC gene encoding NAD(+) diphosphatase encodes MRDPHPFAGNPLDRGERERRDEAWIAAAARAAGSRFLPFCNLEVLLNELPQPGLGWLDGERVRAAAPDAEPMFLGLADGVAHFAADLSDSADAAARLAGRQGWRFEDCRSAGGVLTGADTGILAQARSNLDWHRRHRFCSACGQPTGAQRGGQVRRCTACGAQHFPRTDPVVITVVADPATDRCLLGQSRGRLSRMRMYSALAGFVDQGEAIEEAVAREVMEEAGIRVKNVRYHSSQPWPFPSSLMIGCLADAASTVIRFDDEEMSDVHWFERREVLLALAGNSAVLTVPGPIAIAHHLIKAWATRERF; translated from the coding sequence ATGAGAGACCCACACCCTTTCGCAGGCAATCCACTTGACCGGGGCGAACGGGAACGGCGCGACGAGGCATGGATCGCAGCCGCCGCGCGCGCCGCCGGCAGCCGGTTCCTGCCGTTCTGCAACCTCGAAGTCCTGCTGAACGAACTCCCGCAGCCGGGACTGGGCTGGCTGGACGGCGAGCGGGTGCGGGCGGCGGCGCCGGACGCGGAGCCGATGTTCCTCGGGCTGGCGGACGGCGTGGCGCACTTCGCCGCCGACCTGTCCGACAGCGCCGACGCCGCCGCCCGCCTCGCCGGCCGGCAGGGGTGGCGCTTCGAGGACTGCCGCAGCGCCGGCGGCGTGCTGACCGGCGCGGACACCGGCATCCTGGCGCAGGCCCGCTCCAACCTGGACTGGCACCGCCGCCACCGCTTCTGCTCCGCCTGCGGGCAGCCCACGGGCGCGCAGCGGGGCGGCCAGGTGCGCCGCTGCACCGCCTGCGGCGCGCAGCACTTCCCGCGCACCGATCCGGTGGTGATCACCGTGGTCGCCGATCCCGCCACCGACCGCTGCCTGCTCGGCCAATCGCGCGGGCGCCTGTCACGCATGCGCATGTACTCGGCGCTGGCCGGGTTTGTGGACCAGGGCGAGGCGATCGAGGAGGCGGTCGCGCGCGAAGTGATGGAAGAGGCCGGCATCCGGGTCAAGAACGTGCGCTACCACTCGTCGCAGCCGTGGCCGTTCCCCAGCTCGCTCATGATCGGCTGCCTGGCGGACGCCGCCAGCACCGTCATCCGCTTCGACGACGAGGAAATGTCCGACGTGCACTGGTTCGAACGCCGGGAAGTGCTGCTCGCCCTGGCCGGCAACAGCGCAGTGCTGACCGTGCCCGGCCCCATCGCCATCGCCCACCACCTGATCAAGGCCTGGGCCACCCGGGAGCGGTTCTGA
- a CDS encoding phytanoyl-CoA dioxygenase family protein — translation MAFAEPTTVQAGDIEMHAGDLDPGRAAAIYAEHGCLVVRGLMRAYAEAIGADVVRTMEQAIRLYEAGRYRETNVGLSTPDGTLLIPAPDGFERDWQVMVTSCQYNTSSTFLRSAFDPDLLGIVQAILGDEVEIFGNGQTLCKEPAGGHPKLLHQDASYFEHRYDGPVGVLCYAIPTTVERGALHVVPGSHRLEILEHVDTESHLGLDPGQWTFDRAVPIEGDTGDAIFFHVKMIHGSPPNYSQVPRPVFIHRYRRADDYAVIRASTVEDRKARAAEVDEAKKENQLGLMVAGFRGYADDRAAHR, via the coding sequence GTGGCGTTCGCAGAACCGACCACCGTTCAGGCAGGCGATATCGAGATGCACGCCGGCGATCTCGATCCGGGCCGCGCGGCGGCGATCTACGCCGAACACGGCTGCCTGGTGGTGCGCGGCCTGATGCGTGCCTACGCCGAGGCGATCGGCGCCGACGTGGTGCGCACCATGGAGCAGGCAATTCGCCTCTACGAGGCGGGACGGTACCGGGAAACCAACGTCGGGTTGAGCACGCCGGACGGCACCCTGCTGATCCCGGCCCCGGACGGTTTCGAGCGCGACTGGCAGGTGATGGTGACGAGTTGCCAGTACAACACCAGCAGCACCTTCCTGCGTTCCGCGTTCGACCCCGATCTGCTCGGCATCGTGCAGGCGATTCTGGGCGACGAGGTGGAGATCTTCGGCAACGGCCAGACGCTGTGCAAGGAACCGGCGGGCGGTCACCCGAAGCTGCTGCACCAGGACGCGTCCTACTTCGAGCACAGGTACGACGGTCCGGTGGGGGTGCTGTGCTACGCCATCCCCACCACGGTCGAGCGCGGCGCGCTGCACGTGGTGCCCGGGTCGCACCGCCTGGAGATCCTGGAGCACGTCGATACCGAGAGCCACCTCGGGCTCGATCCGGGGCAGTGGACGTTCGACCGGGCGGTGCCGATCGAGGGCGACACCGGCGACGCGATATTCTTCCACGTCAAGATGATCCACGGCTCGCCGCCGAACTACTCGCAGGTGCCGCGCCCGGTGTTCATCCACCGCTACCGGCGCGCGGACGACTACGCGGTGATCAGGGCCTCCACCGTCGAGGATCGCAAGGCACGCGCGGCCGAGGTGGACGAAGCGAAGAAGGAGAATCAGCTCGGCCTGATGGTGGCCGGCTTCCGCGGCTACGCCGACGACCGCGCGGCGCACCGTTGA
- a CDS encoding MFS transporter encodes MTDQGPPGADRAAPSLPHHSGPYYGWYVAGALFFAMFLSIGMRQGFGIFVETWQSEFGVGVAAISLAASVGWFVNGSSQVLMGWLIDRIGGRIVITVAALLLGASVLLMAAANSVLHLIVIYGAVMSLAAAGLAGGPPGAVLVRWFRRKRGAAMSLLTSGGSIGGLVLVPFITYLFLWTNWRSAWLIGGGIVLVLGVPLLYLVLRDDPADLGLQPDGDRPAAGGAHRPVPMGPLQADRWSDAFRSAPMWQLSIAYWVCGVTTASISVHYVRWAGAEGITPATAALAFGLLSGINAVGVLLIGPLSDRVPRRILLGAVYLIRGVAFLLLVVLPGSAALWGFAIVGGASWLATVPLTTSLAADVYGVRHLGTLAGLINFAHQAGGALAVYLFGLVFDAQGSYDYAFLACVATLAGAGLVSLSIRERRYSSRYVAAAQPA; translated from the coding sequence ATGACCGACCAAGGGCCGCCCGGCGCCGATCGGGCGGCACCGTCGCTGCCGCACCACTCCGGCCCCTACTACGGCTGGTACGTGGCGGGCGCCCTGTTCTTCGCCATGTTCCTGAGCATCGGCATGCGGCAGGGATTCGGCATCTTCGTCGAGACCTGGCAGTCCGAGTTCGGGGTCGGCGTGGCCGCCATCTCGCTGGCGGCGTCGGTGGGCTGGTTCGTCAACGGTTCGAGCCAGGTGCTGATGGGCTGGCTGATCGACCGCATCGGCGGGCGCATCGTCATCACGGTGGCGGCGCTGCTGCTCGGCGCCTCCGTGCTGCTGATGGCGGCCGCGAACAGCGTGCTCCACCTCATCGTCATATATGGCGCGGTGATGTCGCTGGCGGCGGCGGGCCTGGCCGGCGGGCCGCCGGGCGCGGTCCTGGTGCGCTGGTTCCGGCGCAAGCGGGGCGCGGCGATGAGCCTACTCACCTCCGGAGGCTCGATCGGCGGCCTGGTGCTGGTCCCGTTCATCACCTACCTGTTCCTGTGGACCAACTGGCGCAGCGCCTGGCTGATCGGCGGCGGCATCGTCCTGGTGCTGGGCGTGCCGCTGTTGTACCTGGTGCTGCGCGACGACCCCGCGGATCTCGGCCTGCAGCCGGACGGCGACCGCCCGGCGGCGGGCGGCGCGCACCGGCCGGTGCCGATGGGACCGCTGCAGGCCGATCGCTGGAGCGACGCGTTCCGCTCCGCGCCGATGTGGCAGCTCTCCATCGCCTACTGGGTGTGCGGCGTGACCACCGCCTCCATCTCCGTGCACTACGTGCGCTGGGCCGGCGCGGAGGGCATCACCCCGGCCACCGCCGCTCTCGCGTTCGGCCTGCTGAGCGGCATCAACGCGGTCGGCGTGCTGCTGATCGGGCCGCTCTCCGACCGCGTGCCGCGCAGGATCCTGCTCGGCGCCGTGTACCTGATCCGCGGCGTGGCCTTCCTGCTGCTGGTGGTGCTGCCCGGGTCAGCGGCATTGTGGGGCTTCGCCATCGTGGGCGGCGCCTCGTGGCTGGCCACCGTGCCGCTCACCACCTCGCTGGCCGCCGACGTGTACGGCGTGCGCCACCTCGGCACGCTGGCCGGGCTGATCAACTTCGCGCACCAGGCGGGCGGCGCGCTGGCGGTGTACCTGTTCGGCCTGGTGTTCGACGCGCAGGGCAGCTACGACTACGCGTTCCTCGCCTGCGTGGCGACCCTGGCCGGCGCCGGCCTGGTAAGCCTCAGCATCCGCGAGCGGCGCTACTCCAGCCGCTACGTCGCGGCGGCGCAACCCGCGTAG
- the tpx gene encoding thiol peroxidase: MARSGEITFRGNPMTLAGDRLAVGQAAPDFKLHYFDDGMQELTLADLNGKPSLISVVPSLDTPVCAAQTSRFNAELADLGEKINAVTVSCDLPFAQARFCGSEEIANIRVASDYQERAFGADWGTLIEELKLLTRAVYVLDADGTVVYEQIVPEVVDEPDYDAALAALKQQLA, translated from the coding sequence ATGGCACGGAGTGGAGAGATTACATTCAGGGGCAATCCGATGACGCTGGCCGGCGATCGGCTGGCCGTCGGACAAGCGGCGCCCGACTTCAAGCTGCACTATTTCGACGACGGCATGCAGGAGCTCACGCTCGCCGATCTGAACGGCAAGCCGAGCTTGATCAGCGTGGTGCCGTCGCTGGACACGCCGGTGTGCGCGGCGCAGACGAGCCGCTTCAACGCGGAACTGGCGGACCTGGGGGAAAAGATCAACGCGGTCACGGTCAGTTGCGATCTGCCGTTCGCGCAGGCGCGCTTCTGCGGCAGCGAGGAGATCGCCAACATCCGGGTGGCGAGCGACTACCAGGAACGTGCGTTCGGTGCCGACTGGGGGACCCTGATCGAGGAACTCAAGCTGCTCACGCGCGCGGTGTACGTGCTCGATGCGGACGGCACCGTCGTGTACGAGCAGATCGTTCCCGAGGTGGTCGACGAACCTGACTACGACGCCGCGCTGGCGGCGCTGAAACAACAGCTCGCATAG
- a CDS encoding ABC transporter substrate-binding protein — protein MTRTRTVAACFALAGLLAGAWATAQERMTMVSWGGAYGRATDRALLEPFGADAGVRISMEDFNGGLAEIRAQVETGNVHWDVVDLESADAIRGCDEGLLEELDPADLFPDQDAAAAAGDFLPGTLSDCGVGLIFYSTVYAYHRDHFPGERPATMADFFDVERFPGRRGMRRSPYGNLEFALVADGVPVDRVYEVLDSPGGIDRAFAMLDKIKEHVVWWEAGAQPPQMLADGEVVMTTAYNGRLFNAQVVENQPFEIVWDGQVLDHAQLTIVAGTPNLDTALQFLAFAARPESMAAMSRYISYSPVRGSAMALVTTHADTGVDMAAHMPATPERLERSVFNDWAWWADFGEQVNERFGAWLAR, from the coding sequence ATGACGAGGACGAGGACCGTTGCCGCGTGTTTCGCACTGGCCGGCCTGTTGGCTGGCGCCTGGGCGACGGCGCAGGAACGGATGACCATGGTGTCGTGGGGCGGCGCCTACGGCCGCGCCACCGACCGTGCGCTGCTTGAGCCGTTCGGCGCCGACGCCGGCGTCAGAATCAGCATGGAAGACTTCAACGGCGGCCTGGCCGAGATCCGCGCGCAGGTGGAAACCGGCAACGTGCACTGGGACGTGGTCGACCTGGAATCGGCGGACGCCATCCGCGGCTGTGACGAGGGCCTGCTCGAAGAGCTCGATCCCGCCGACCTGTTCCCGGACCAGGACGCGGCCGCGGCGGCCGGGGACTTCCTGCCCGGCACGCTGTCGGACTGCGGCGTCGGGTTGATCTTCTACTCCACCGTGTATGCCTACCACCGCGACCACTTCCCGGGTGAACGGCCTGCCACGATGGCCGACTTCTTCGACGTGGAACGGTTCCCCGGACGACGCGGGATGCGCCGCTCGCCATACGGCAACCTGGAGTTCGCGCTGGTGGCCGACGGGGTGCCGGTCGACCGGGTGTACGAGGTGCTGGACTCACCCGGCGGCATCGATCGAGCGTTCGCGATGCTCGACAAGATCAAGGAACACGTGGTCTGGTGGGAGGCGGGAGCACAGCCGCCGCAGATGCTGGCCGACGGCGAAGTGGTGATGACCACCGCCTACAATGGGCGCCTGTTCAACGCGCAGGTGGTGGAGAATCAACCGTTCGAGATCGTCTGGGACGGCCAGGTTCTCGATCACGCGCAACTCACCATCGTGGCGGGAACCCCCAACCTGGATACGGCGCTCCAGTTTCTGGCGTTCGCCGCCCGCCCCGAGTCGATGGCCGCGATGAGCCGCTACATCTCCTACAGCCCGGTACGCGGTTCGGCGATGGCGCTGGTCACCACGCACGCGGACACCGGCGTCGACATGGCCGCGCACATGCCGGCCACCCCGGAGCGGTTGGAGCGGTCGGTGTTCAACGACTGGGCCTGGTGGGCCGACTTCGGCGAACAGGTGAACGAGCGCTTCGGGGCGTGGCTGGCACGTTGA
- a CDS encoding phytanoyl-CoA dioxygenase family protein — protein MNTRLTDEQISSYRDNGFLVVRRFLDDTELAELRAGVEQAVSQMGRNKLSDGSGDRWIEGDTFYDRVFVQRLNLWKINAAVKKYMLAAELGEMLCSLEGIDGIRIWHDQTLQKQPWANPTAWHSDNPKWSYHSPHALSIWIALDPATLQNGCMYYLPGSHKTNDFSNTGIGVEMSEYFDKFPQFSGVMPVAGEMEPGDAGFHNGLLAHGAGPNMTPTWRRAMTAGYMPDGSVFNGIQNILSDAQVAVLEVGDPLDDERQNPLLWRRSA, from the coding sequence ATGAATACACGATTGACCGACGAGCAGATCAGTTCGTACCGCGACAACGGATTCCTGGTCGTGCGCCGGTTCCTGGACGATACCGAGCTGGCCGAGTTGCGCGCCGGCGTCGAGCAGGCGGTATCGCAGATGGGAAGGAACAAGCTGAGCGACGGCAGCGGCGACCGGTGGATCGAGGGAGACACCTTCTACGACCGCGTGTTCGTGCAGCGTCTCAACCTGTGGAAGATCAATGCCGCGGTCAAGAAATACATGCTGGCGGCGGAGCTTGGCGAGATGCTGTGCTCCCTCGAGGGCATCGACGGCATTCGGATCTGGCACGACCAGACGCTGCAGAAGCAGCCGTGGGCCAACCCTACCGCCTGGCATTCCGACAACCCCAAGTGGTCCTACCACTCACCGCATGCGCTCTCCATCTGGATCGCGCTCGACCCGGCGACGCTGCAGAACGGCTGCATGTACTACCTGCCCGGCAGCCACAAGACGAACGACTTCAGCAATACCGGCATCGGCGTGGAGATGTCCGAGTACTTCGACAAGTTCCCGCAGTTCAGCGGCGTGATGCCGGTGGCCGGCGAGATGGAGCCGGGCGACGCCGGCTTCCACAACGGACTGCTCGCGCACGGGGCCGGTCCCAACATGACGCCCACCTGGCGGCGCGCGATGACCGCCGGCTACATGCCGGACGGCTCGGTGTTCAACGGTATCCAGAACATCCTGTCCGACGCCCAGGTGGCGGTGCTCGAAGTCGGCGACCCGCTCGACGACGAACGGCAGAACCCGTTGCTGTGGCGACGTAGCGCCTGA
- a CDS encoding Fe(3+) ABC transporter substrate-binding protein codes for MTYRLGRLLLTAAVLIGVATAAAAEAAGENEVNVYSHRHYDVDLELYRLFEEETGIEVNLVEGGSDELIERLLREGAESPADILMTVDAGRLHRAREAGVLQPVTSPVLLAQVPEHLRDPEGYWYALTRRARVVVYHPDRVSPDELSNYEDLTDPRWAGRILIRSSSNIYNQSLLASMIANHGDAYAREWAAGIVANMARTPKGNDRGQMSALAAGEGDVAIVNTYYVGRMLNSSDTEERAVGEQVRVFFPNQDGRGAHVNISGAGITASAGNLDGALRLLEFLTGETAQRVWAHANYEYPVNRNVPPAPLLASWGELKGDTLGLHRLGENNAAAVRIFDQVGWR; via the coding sequence ATGACGTATCGCTTGGGGCGGCTGCTGCTGACAGCGGCCGTGTTGATTGGGGTGGCTACTGCCGCGGCCGCGGAGGCCGCAGGCGAGAACGAGGTCAACGTGTACTCGCACCGCCACTACGACGTCGACCTGGAGCTCTACCGCCTGTTCGAGGAGGAGACCGGCATCGAGGTGAACTTGGTCGAAGGCGGCTCCGACGAGTTGATCGAACGGCTCCTGCGCGAGGGCGCCGAGTCGCCGGCCGACATCCTCATGACCGTGGACGCCGGCCGTCTGCACCGCGCCAGGGAGGCGGGAGTGCTGCAGCCGGTAACCTCTCCGGTTCTGCTGGCGCAAGTTCCCGAACACCTGCGCGATCCCGAAGGCTACTGGTATGCGCTCACCCGCAGGGCGCGCGTGGTGGTGTACCATCCCGACCGCGTGTCGCCGGACGAGCTGTCCAACTACGAGGATCTTACCGACCCCCGCTGGGCCGGCCGCATCCTGATCCGCTCCTCGTCGAACATCTACAACCAGTCGCTGCTCGCATCGATGATCGCCAACCACGGCGACGCCTACGCTCGCGAATGGGCGGCCGGCATCGTCGCCAACATGGCGCGCACGCCGAAGGGCAACGACCGCGGCCAGATGTCGGCGCTGGCCGCCGGCGAGGGCGACGTCGCTATCGTCAACACCTACTACGTGGGGCGCATGCTGAATTCGTCCGATACCGAGGAACGCGCGGTGGGCGAGCAGGTGCGGGTGTTCTTCCCCAACCAGGATGGCCGCGGCGCGCACGTCAACATCAGCGGCGCCGGCATCACCGCCAGCGCCGGCAACCTGGACGGTGCGTTGCGGCTGCTGGAGTTCCTCACCGGCGAAACCGCCCAGCGCGTATGGGCGCACGCCAATTACGAGTATCCGGTGAACCGCAACGTGCCGCCGGCACCGCTGCTGGCGTCGTGGGGCGAGCTCAAGGGAGACACCCTCGGCCTGCATCGGCTCGGCGAGAACAACGCCGCCGCGGTACGGATTTTCGACCAGGTGGGCTGGCGCTAG
- a CDS encoding ABC transporter ATP-binding protein, producing MATAMERAAAAVDPKTRAAASDQPHVQFQNIAKSYDGRTMVVRDLNLDIRAGEFLTLLGPSGSGKTTCLMMLAGFEAPSSGAIRIDGRSVHDLPARQRNIGVVFQNYALFPHLSVGANLSFPLEVRRIDAHERRQRVRRALSLVRLEGYEERRPGQLSGGQQQRVAIARALVFEPSLVLMDEPLGALDRNLREEMQYEIRRIHRRLGVTIVYVTHDQQEAMVMSDRIAVFRDGRIEQVAPPEILYEEPERPFVARFIGGNNLVDGSVAAVDGDYCRVDVNGRTVVAYRVADCAPGDRVTVAIRPERIGIARRNGAYRNQFPARVEMITFLGDHLVVHAIVDQRTEYLMRIPNIVGHGAMLEGDEIAIGWAAADCRALADSREPEEDER from the coding sequence ATGGCGACCGCCATGGAGCGCGCTGCGGCTGCGGTCGATCCGAAGACCCGCGCCGCTGCATCCGACCAGCCTCACGTTCAGTTCCAGAACATCGCCAAGAGCTACGACGGGCGCACCATGGTGGTGCGCGACCTGAACCTGGACATCCGCGCAGGCGAGTTCTTGACCCTGCTCGGACCATCGGGCTCCGGCAAGACGACCTGCCTGATGATGCTCGCGGGGTTCGAGGCGCCTTCTTCCGGCGCCATCCGCATCGACGGGCGCTCGGTGCACGATCTGCCCGCGCGGCAGCGCAACATCGGCGTCGTATTCCAGAACTACGCGCTGTTTCCCCACCTCAGCGTCGGCGCGAACCTGTCCTTTCCGCTCGAGGTGCGGCGCATCGACGCGCACGAGCGCCGGCAGCGGGTGCGGCGCGCGCTCAGCCTGGTGCGGCTGGAAGGGTACGAGGAGCGGCGTCCCGGGCAGTTGTCGGGCGGCCAGCAGCAGCGGGTGGCCATCGCCCGCGCACTGGTGTTCGAACCGAGCCTCGTGCTGATGGACGAACCGCTCGGCGCGCTCGACCGCAACCTGCGCGAAGAGATGCAGTACGAGATCCGCCGCATTCACCGCCGGCTCGGCGTCACCATCGTGTACGTCACCCACGACCAGCAGGAAGCGATGGTCATGTCGGACCGCATCGCCGTGTTCCGTGACGGGCGCATCGAGCAGGTGGCGCCGCCGGAGATCCTCTACGAAGAGCCGGAGCGGCCGTTCGTGGCGCGCTTCATCGGCGGCAACAACCTGGTGGACGGCAGCGTGGCCGCGGTCGACGGCGACTACTGCCGGGTGGACGTGAACGGCAGGACCGTGGTGGCGTACCGGGTGGCCGACTGTGCGCCCGGTGACCGGGTGACCGTCGCCATCCGCCCGGAGCGGATCGGCATTGCCCGGCGCAACGGCGCCTACCGCAATCAGTTTCCGGCGCGCGTGGAGATGATCACGTTCCTCGGCGACCACCTGGTGGTGCACGCGATCGTCGACCAGCGTACCGAGTACCTCATGCGAATCCCCAACATCGTAGGCCACGGCGCGATGCTGGAAGGGGACGAGATAGCGATCGGATGGGCGGCCGCGGACTGCCGCGCACTGGCGGACTCCCGCGAGCCGGAGGAGGATGAACGATGA